The Medicago truncatula cultivar Jemalong A17 chromosome 4, MtrunA17r5.0-ANR, whole genome shotgun sequence genome includes a region encoding these proteins:
- the LOC11423994 gene encoding F-box/LRR-repeat protein At2g42730, with protein MVGKFKFHPGNKVEVSIDHGIGIYCSWFTATIVKWVSSDKLLVEYDDVDVKPTTVGLHQLRPVPTPESDDWEVKIGDKVEAFRKQRWWEGRVIEDLGNGSFRVCFTDSEEIVFPKDLLRVHRQWINHNWVPPITPQQIKNHKELRRELKRQRQEDRISDLPDCILLHTLGFLEARDAVRTCILSKRWKDLCKRVTTLTYTPSPLTSSYERSKKFMSWVLSSRDHSYSLLNLTIDAWIQEDEELCKLININPLLSLKINGYGRCPKSELLPLIFGSHSLTFLELCYYSWYDGYAKCPKSLHLPALRTLHLNFFRFVATHNHCADPFPNCHVLNILVLDSCSLIEDAQVLCISNQTLSNLTITYVSAVQFSLSTPNLSSFTIHGGSFFRQLLASTCNLSFLQQVNMYGISNNVEASIFLRWLQVLANVKILRFDYSVIETIQKEFRLNPISKKAQPPRFARLELFIVHKPFYPDREQEIMEVVKHLLQNTTSVPRVQVGSFCF; from the exons ATGGTTGGAAAATTCAAGTTCCATCCCGGCAACAAAGTGGAAGTGAGCATCGACCATGGCATCGGCATATACTGCTCATGGTTCACCGCCACCATCGTCAAGTGGGTCTCCTCCGACAAATTACTGGTCGAATACGATGACGTGGACGTGAAGCCAACAACTGTCGGTCTTCATCAGCTCCGACCAGTACCTACGCCAGAGAGCGATGATTGGGAAGTGAAGATCGGCGACAAGGTGGAGGCTTTCCGGAAACAACGGTGGTGGGAAGGCCGCGTTATTGAAGATTTAGGGAATGGAAGTTTCCGTGTGTGTTTTACAGACTCGGAAGAGATTGTGTTTCCAAAAGACCTTCTTAGGGTTCATCGCCAGTGGATAAATCACAATTGGGTTCCGCCAATCACACCCCAACAAATCAAAAACCATAAG GAACTTCGTAGGGAACTGAAGCGACAGCGGCAGGAAGATAGGATTAGTGATTTGCCTGACTGCATATTGCTCCACACATTGGGTTTTCTTGAAGCACGAGATGCTGTTCGGACTTGTATCTTGTCTAAACGGTGGAAGGATCTTTGCAAACGCGTCACTACTCTCACATATACTCCGTCTCCACTTACATCTTCGTATGAAAGATCTAAGAAATTTATGTCTTGGGTTCTGTCCAGTAGAGATCACTCATATTCCCTACTTAATCTTACTATTGATGCTTGGATACAGGAAGATGAAGAGCTATGTAAACTCATTAATATAAATCCGCTACTCTCTTTGAAAATTAATGGGTATGGAAGGTGTCCAAAATCTGAGTTACTTCCTTTAATCTTTGGCTCTCACTCTTTGACATTTCTTGAGCTTTGTTATTATAGTTGGTATGACGGGTATGCAAAGTGTCCAAAATCTCTTCACTTACCTGCATTAAGAACCTTGCATcttaattttttcagatttgTTGCAACTCACAATCATTGTGCTGACCCTTTTCCAAACTGTCACGTGTTGAATATTTTGGTTCTCGATAGCTGTTCTTTGATTGAGGATGCACAAGTCCTCTGCATATCTAATCAGACATTATCCAATTTGACTATAACCTATGTATCAGCTGTCCAATTTTCGCTTTCTACTCCAAATCTTAGTTCTTTTACTATCCATGGTGGTTCTTTTTTTCGTCAACTCTTGGCCTCCACATgcaatctttcttttcttcaacaaGTAAATATGTATGGCATTTCCAATAACGTGGAAGCTTCAATCTTCTTAAGATGGCTGCAAGTGCTGGCCAATGTAAAGATTTTGAGATTTGACTATTCTGTCATTGAAACAATACAAAAG GAATTCCGCTTAAATCCAATTTCGAAGAAAGCGCAACCTCCACGCTTTGCTAGATTGGAGTTGTTTATAGTGCACAAGCCTTTTTATCCAGATAGGGAACAAGAAATAATGGAAGTAGTGAAACACTTGCTTCAAAACACTACTTCAGTGCCTAGAGTTCAAGTTGGTAGCttttgtttttga